A single region of the Sorghum bicolor cultivar BTx623 chromosome 9, Sorghum_bicolor_NCBIv3, whole genome shotgun sequence genome encodes:
- the LOC8065921 gene encoding uncharacterized protein LOC8065921, giving the protein MDLATTPARRPMEPGLARRLWHVVLAVCHMLRRGLSPKRIMMDVHLLLGRGKLVGRTLRGHLAHHPSSSHHRRHHGHHLTNYVGASSSSSTLASFYGHPREVEFSCTTTPSYPQGLFFPFKGRGGRGGARGDQYGGLDAAAVARAFEMLSAEVDGGGGGTGTPAVAPSPMVATATPSPMVAWILGRSPAGVRPLRVTDSPFPAVPEDGCCNERVDAEADDFIRKFYEQLRLQPTAATPTPDAYHRRRRG; this is encoded by the coding sequence CCCATGGAGCCCGGTCTGGCGCGGCGTCTGTGGCACGTGGTGCTGGCCGTGTGCCACATGCTGCGGCGCGGCCTGTCCCCGAAGCGCATCATGATGGACGTCCACCTCCTCCTAGGCCGCGGCAAGCTCGTCGGCCGGACGCTGCGCGGCCACCTCGCGCACCACCCGTCGTCgagccaccaccgccgccatcACGGCCACCACCTCACCAACTACGTcggcgcgtcgtcgtcgtcgtccacgcTCGCCTCGTTCTACGGCCACCCCCGGGAGGTGGAGTTCAGCTGCACCACCACGCCGTCGTACCCGCAGGGGCTCTTCTTCCCGTTCAAGGGCCGCGGCGGCCGTGGTGGGGCGCGCGGCGACCAGTACGGCGGCCTAGACGCGGCGGCCGTGGCGCGCGCGTTCGAGATGCTCAGCGCCGaggtggacggcggcggcggcggcaccggcACCCCCGCGGTCGCGCCGTCGCCCATGGTGGCCACCGCGACGCCGTCGCCCATGGTGGCCTGGATCCTGGGCCGCAGCCCCGCCGGTGTCCGCCCGCTGCGCGTCACCGACTCGCCGTTCCCCGCCGTTCCCGAGGACGGGTGCTGCAACGAGCGCGTCGACGCCGAGGCCGACGACTTCATCCGCAAGTTCTACGAGCAGCTCAGGCTGCAGCCTACCGCCGCCACGCCCACCCCCGACGCCTACCATCGCCGGCGCCGCGGTTAG